From the genome of Desulfovibrio sp. JY:
ACAAACCACGCCCCATGCTTGTCTTTGCCGACGAGACCGGCAATATCTACGATCATCCCGAACTGGAGATGCTGGTGCGACGGGGCGATCGGCTGGAGCCGCCGCGTCCGGACGAGCTGATCCCCCTGCCGCCGGAAAGCGAGCTTTTCCTGCTGCCCGGCCGGGACGCCCTGGGCTTCGATGCGGAGTCCGGGGAGATCGAGCGCCTGGACGAGCGGGCCGTGGCCGCGTTCGTCTGCCCGGGGCATACCCTTTCGGCCACGGCCGCCTATGCCGCCCAACCCAACGCGCCGGTGCTGCCGCTTTTCGCCTATGGCGCGGTGGGGTTTTCCGGGGATCGGTTCTTCGTGGCCGCGTCCAGGGTGGACAAAGACCAGCGGCAGGTCTTTTCCGGCATCCCCCAGGACCGCATCGTCAAGGGAGCCAAGGCGCTCCGGAAAAAATATCCCCAAAACAGGCTGATCGAGCATTTGAGCGGTTGCGCCCTGACATCCTGCTGCCCGGCGGCGCGCAACCTGGCCCTGGGCCGCTTCGAAGCCCCCCTGCCCACGGCCCGGGTGTGCAATGCCCGCTGCATCGGCTGCCTGTCGCTCCAGCCCCCGGATTCGGGCTTCCCCTCCACCCAGAACCGCATCGCCTTCGGCCCCGATCCGGCCGAGATCGTGGAAATCATGGCCGAGCACAGCCGCCACGAGCGCCGGCCGATCTATTCCTTCGGCCAGGGCTGCGAAGGCGAACCACTGACGGAAATCGAAGCCATCCGCGAGGCCGTGGCCCGATTCCGGGCGGCCGGCGGCCGGGGCACGGTCAACATCAACACCAACGCCAGCCTGCCGGATGCCGTGGAACGCTTCGCCGCGGCCGGGGGCTCGTCGATACGGGTCAGCCTGTCGAGCGCCGACCCGGCACTCTACGCGGCCTACTACCGCCCCAAGGGCTACGCATTCGCCGACGTGCGCGAGAGCATAGCCCGGGCCAAGGCCGGCGGGCTCTTCGTCTCGCTCAATTTCCTCTTCTTCCCCGGCGTCTCGGATACCGAAGCGGAACTGGCCCAGCTCGCGGAACTGATCACCACGTACAAGGTGGATTTCGTGCAGATGCGAAACCTCAACCTGGACCCGCAACTCTATATGAAGGTCGTGGCGGACAGCGGCGCGCTGACCAACCCGGCCAGACTCGCCTCCATGGGACTCAAAAACTTCCGCAAACGCCTGCGCAAAGCCTGCCCCTGGCTGGGGTTCGGCTATTTCAATCCGTATCAGGAGGAGAGGGGGAAGGGAGAAGGCGAATGAGGAACCGGGGGAGGGAACCCCTTTTTGAAAAAAGGGGTTCCCTCCCCCGGACCCCCACCCTCCCGAAAAACTTTAACGGGGGGCAAAGGAGGAAGAGTTTTTTTTAACGACTACGGGAAAATTTCTTCGTTCGCCCCGAAGGGGCGACGGCGTGGTGGCGGCGGAATTTGTCTGGGACGCGCTTGTCGCAAAGCGACATGCACCGTCCCGACAAATTCCGCCGCCATCTTCACTCTCCGACCTGCCGCCAGCCATCCCCGCCCCGTCCCGCCAAAGCACACCGGATGGGGGGTCCGGGGGGCCCGCGGCCTCCCGGCGGGGTGCAGGGGCAGAGCCCCTGCTGCGGGGCTAGGCAGCACCGTAGCAGGCCGGCCGGCCGCTACGCGCCCGCGTCGGGAAATTCGACGACCACCTGTTCGGCCTCGTCGCCGCCGCGAATCTCGATGCGGCCGATGATGCGGGCGTATTCGTGCAGGGCTTTGAGGCGCTGCATGACGTCGGGCGCGACTTCCGGGGCGACCACGAGCATGTAGCCGATGCCGCAGTTGAAAATCTGGAGCATCTCCGGCCAGCCCATGTGCCCCTGCTCGCGCAGCCAGTCGAAAACCGGCGGTACGTCCCAGGAGCCGAAACGGATATGGGCCGCGACGCCGTGGGGCAGCACCCGGTTGAGGTTGTCGTAGAAGCCGCCGCCGGTGATGTGGGCCATGCCCTTGATCTCGAAATCGCGCAGCAGGTTGAGCACGGTCTTGACGTAGATGCGGGTGGGCGCGCACAGCGCCTCGGCCACGGTCTTGCCGGATTCGGGCATGGGGTCGTCGCCACTCAGGCCCGAGGCGTCGAGGATCTTGCGGATCAGCGAATAGCCGTTGGAATGCGGCCCCGAGGATTCGATGCCGATGACCACGTCGCCGACGCCGATGCTC
Proteins encoded in this window:
- a CDS encoding radical SAM protein encodes the protein MAEHKPRPMLVFADETGNIYDHPELEMLVRRGDRLEPPRPDELIPLPPESELFLLPGRDALGFDAESGEIERLDERAVAAFVCPGHTLSATAAYAAQPNAPVLPLFAYGAVGFSGDRFFVAASRVDKDQRQVFSGIPQDRIVKGAKALRKKYPQNRLIEHLSGCALTSCCPAARNLALGRFEAPLPTARVCNARCIGCLSLQPPDSGFPSTQNRIAFGPDPAEIVEIMAEHSRHERRPIYSFGQGCEGEPLTEIEAIREAVARFRAAGGRGTVNINTNASLPDAVERFAAAGGSSIRVSLSSADPALYAAYYRPKGYAFADVRESIARAKAGGLFVSLNFLFFPGVSDTEAELAQLAELITTYKVDFVQMRNLNLDPQLYMKVVADSGALTNPARLASMGLKNFRKRLRKACPWLGFGYFNPYQEERGKGEGE
- the purM gene encoding phosphoribosylformylglycinamidine cyclo-ligase, coding for MADRSAPYKAAGVDIEAGNTLVSRIKSIVAGTYGKGVVSDIGGFGGLFKLDSEAYSEPVLVSSTDGVGTKLKLAHDFDRHDTVGIDLVAMCVNDILVQGAKPLFFLDYFATGRLSVDLAERVVAGIAEGCKEACCALLGGETAEMPGFYPDGVYDLAGFCVGIVDNAAIVDGSSIGVGDVVIGIESSGPHSNGYSLIRKILDASGLSGDDPMPESGKTVAEALCAPTRIYVKTVLNLLRDFEIKGMAHITGGGFYDNLNRVLPHGVAAHIRFGSWDVPPVFDWLREQGHMGWPEMLQIFNCGIGYMLVVAPEVAPDVMQRLKALHEYARIIGRIEIRGGDEAEQVVVEFPDAGA